The following are encoded together in the Cyanobacteriota bacterium genome:
- a CDS encoding HAMP domain-containing histidine kinase produces MQISHIFHVSAAVWFLAGLVVGILWSQQWYPAYRQSSKDVSPRTTFSEPDDSLLEPTIAGMTSHEAEQAIEQLRSQLAQTQLAYRIAVEASQFRAGYLARTAHELRSPLNSIIGIHQMILADLCDDPAEEREFIAQANEAAMKFVKLMDRLIYAARVDVDYKMMLQIRPVQLAQVIAEVDELCRLQAQNRNLTLQVDSPNPDIYVSADLPCFRQVLLSLVDTPLRLMHDGTVQVTSHIKGEYACIDIEDDRPADLWQEPLNWLRQPLHQVNLATPQLSPGLTLIMDQLLLEKMGGRLELLSVPNQQETTPSTSQTRLRCMIPLHR; encoded by the coding sequence ATGCAAATCAGTCATATTTTTCATGTCTCCGCAGCAGTATGGTTCTTAGCAGGACTAGTGGTAGGCATCCTTTGGTCACAACAATGGTATCCAGCCTACAGACAATCATCCAAGGATGTGTCCCCCAGAACTACCTTCTCAGAACCCGATGATTCGCTATTAGAGCCGACTATTGCTGGTATGACCAGCCACGAAGCCGAACAAGCCATAGAGCAACTGCGATCGCAGCTTGCCCAGACTCAACTGGCCTATCGCATAGCTGTAGAAGCCAGCCAATTTCGAGCTGGATATTTAGCCCGCACAGCCCATGAGCTACGATCGCCCCTGAATAGCATCATCGGCATTCACCAAATGATTTTGGCCGATTTGTGCGACGACCCTGCCGAAGAACGGGAATTTATCGCCCAAGCCAACGAAGCTGCCATGAAGTTCGTCAAGCTGATGGATCGGCTAATTTATGCTGCCAGGGTAGACGTTGACTACAAGATGATGTTGCAAATTCGCCCTGTTCAATTGGCGCAGGTAATAGCAGAGGTTGATGAATTGTGTCGATTGCAGGCTCAAAATCGCAACTTAACCTTACAGGTAGATAGCCCTAACCCAGATATTTATGTATCAGCAGATTTGCCCTGTTTTCGACAGGTGTTGTTGAGCTTAGTAGATACGCCATTACGGTTGATGCATGATGGCACTGTGCAGGTTACCTCCCATATCAAAGGTGAGTATGCCTGCATCGACATCGAGGACGATCGGCCAGCAGATCTATGGCAAGAACCTCTCAATTGGCTCCGGCAGCCCTTGCACCAAGTAAATCTAGCAACACCTCAACTTTCACCAGGGTTGACCCTGATTATGGATCAACTGCTGCTAGAAAAAATGGGCGGACGGCTAGAACTCTTATCTGTGCCTAATCAGCAAGAAACCACACCATCCACATCACAAACTCGGCTTCGCTGCATGATTCCGCTACACCGTTAA
- a CDS encoding ABC-F family ATP-binding cassette domain-containing protein has protein sequence MAIVTLRSIKKDFGIKEILRDASFSLDDGDKVGLIGTNGSGKSTFLKMIAGLEPIDAGERWVSASATIVYLPQQPTLNEDYTVLEQVFANSGEQMALVQDYELLSAQLATAEGDTHRLMAQLSSVAQRIESSGAWTLEANAKVVLSKLGIHDFTARVGSLSGGYRKRIALASALLAEPDALLMDEPTNHLDAESVEWLQGYLKQFRGALLLITHDRYFLDQVTTRIIEIDRGDLFTYNGNYAYYLAKKAEAEEVAVSSQKKHAGRLRRELEWLKRGPKARSTKQKARIDRIRNMQAQSFKQAQGRVEISTAGRRIGKKVIELANISKGHGDRVLIRNFSYQFNPEDRIGIIGGNGSGKSTLMNIIAGRIEPDTGTVEVGTTVHIGYFDQHSDDLTSHADQRVIDYLKGVAELVKTADGEVITASQMLERFLFSPNQQYAPIHKLSGGEKRRLFLLQVLMSAPNVLLLDEPTNDLDVQTLAVLEEYLEDFNGCVIVVSHDRYFLDRTVDTIFAIEANGMLRQYPGNYSLYLDYKRADEPTNETPRNQQPVKQTSPAITTTAAPTIAEAVTSTKPRKLSFKEKREYESLETQISQLEAEKIELETLLYTNPPSGFGELQRLSERLAELTTAIDAATDRWMELAERDG, from the coding sequence ATGGCTATCGTTACACTGCGATCCATTAAGAAAGATTTTGGCATCAAAGAAATCCTGCGTGATGCCAGTTTTAGCTTAGATGACGGCGACAAGGTGGGGCTAATTGGCACCAATGGCTCTGGGAAGTCCACCTTTCTGAAAATGATCGCAGGGCTAGAGCCGATCGATGCAGGAGAGCGATGGGTGAGTGCAAGCGCAACTATTGTGTACCTGCCTCAACAGCCAACACTCAACGAAGATTACACCGTGCTAGAGCAAGTGTTTGCTAACAGTGGCGAACAGATGGCTCTTGTTCAAGACTATGAGCTGCTATCGGCTCAGTTGGCAACGGCAGAGGGCGATACACATCGGCTGATGGCACAGTTATCTAGTGTGGCACAGCGGATAGAGAGCAGTGGTGCTTGGACCTTGGAAGCTAATGCCAAGGTTGTGCTGAGTAAGTTAGGAATTCATGATTTTACAGCACGGGTTGGTAGCCTGTCGGGGGGGTATCGCAAACGGATTGCCTTAGCCAGTGCCCTACTGGCAGAGCCAGATGCCCTGTTAATGGATGAGCCAACTAACCACTTGGATGCAGAGTCGGTGGAATGGTTACAGGGCTATTTGAAGCAGTTTCGAGGTGCATTGTTGTTAATCACCCACGATCGCTACTTTTTAGATCAAGTGACGACACGCATCATAGAAATTGATCGAGGCGACTTATTCACTTATAACGGCAACTATGCTTACTATCTTGCAAAAAAGGCTGAGGCTGAGGAGGTAGCTGTCAGTAGCCAGAAAAAACATGCAGGCAGACTGCGCCGAGAACTAGAGTGGCTAAAACGCGGCCCCAAGGCACGTAGCACCAAGCAAAAGGCAAGGATCGATCGCATCCGCAACATGCAAGCACAATCGTTTAAGCAGGCTCAAGGTAGAGTAGAAATCTCTACGGCAGGGCGGCGCATTGGCAAGAAGGTGATTGAACTGGCTAATATCTCTAAGGGACATGGCGATCGTGTCCTCATCCGTAACTTTAGTTACCAGTTCAACCCCGAAGACCGTATTGGCATTATTGGCGGCAATGGGTCTGGTAAATCAACCTTGATGAACATCATTGCTGGGCGCATAGAGCCTGATACAGGCACTGTGGAGGTTGGCACAACGGTTCACATTGGCTACTTTGACCAACATTCCGATGACCTCACCTCCCATGCTGACCAGCGAGTAATTGACTATCTCAAAGGTGTAGCAGAGCTGGTGAAAACCGCAGATGGTGAGGTGATTACAGCCTCTCAAATGCTAGAACGATTTTTATTTAGCCCCAATCAACAATATGCTCCCATTCACAAGCTCTCTGGGGGAGAAAAGCGGCGATTGTTTCTCTTACAGGTGTTAATGTCAGCCCCCAATGTGTTGCTCCTTGACGAACCAACTAATGATCTGGATGTACAGACCTTGGCCGTGTTGGAAGAGTATTTAGAGGATTTTAATGGCTGTGTGATTGTGGTCTCCCACGATCGCTACTTCCTTGACCGGACTGTAGATACAATCTTTGCCATCGAAGCCAATGGCATGTTGCGCCAATATCCCGGCAATTATTCCTTGTATTTAGACTACAAGCGGGCTGACGAACCAACCAACGAAACACCAAGAAATCAGCAACCAGTCAAGCAGACCAGTCCTGCTATCACTACGACAGCAGCACCAACAATAGCTGAGGCAGTGACCTCTACTAAACCGCGCAAGCTGTCCTTCAAAGAGAAGCGGGAGTATGAAAGCCTAGAAACGCAAATTTCTCAACTGGAGGCCGAAAAGATTGAACTAGAGACTCTGCTATACACCAACCCTCCCAGTGGTTTTGGTGAGTTACAGCGCCTGAGTGAGCGCTTGGCAGAATTAACCACAGCGATCGATGCTGCAACTGATCGATGGATGGAGCTAGCCGAGCGTGATGGTTAG
- a CDS encoding DMT family transporter has product MQQKSLGSAWSVTSLLLIAPFFLWGTAMVAMKGVISQTTPLFMAGIRLLPAGLLVLGAGVVMNRPQPKGWKAWGWILLFAAVDGTLFQGFLGEGLQRTGAGLGSVMIDSQPIAVALMALWFFGEQIGLWGWLGLAIGVVGISLLGLPHEWLVAAGSWLMTAITAGQWTIDTTQLTASENLPQDLLVALFQNGQWLMLLASLSMAAGTIVSRMVSRYADPVTATGWHMVLGGIPLFLGSGLWEVNQWSGLGLAEWGAMAYSTIFGSAIAYGLFFYYASSGSLTSLSSLTFLTPVFALLFGNLLLGEHLTVIQWIGVGLTLVSIYLINQRDAIDLWMQQIESRQKASELAGELTPSLVEISDELNSPKRTTVDRS; this is encoded by the coding sequence ATGCAACAGAAGTCCCTTGGGTCTGCTTGGTCAGTTACTTCCCTGCTGTTAATTGCTCCCTTCTTTTTATGGGGCACGGCTATGGTTGCCATGAAGGGGGTGATTTCACAAACGACACCATTGTTTATGGCTGGGATTCGTTTGCTGCCTGCAGGATTGTTGGTTCTAGGTGCAGGGGTTGTGATGAATCGTCCTCAACCTAAGGGCTGGAAAGCTTGGGGATGGATTCTGTTATTTGCTGCTGTGGATGGCACTCTGTTTCAAGGGTTTTTAGGTGAAGGGTTACAGCGTACAGGAGCAGGCTTGGGGTCAGTGATGATTGACTCTCAACCGATCGCAGTTGCTCTGATGGCACTTTGGTTTTTTGGAGAGCAAATTGGCCTATGGGGCTGGCTGGGCTTAGCAATTGGCGTGGTTGGCATCAGTCTGCTAGGGTTGCCCCACGAGTGGCTAGTGGCTGCGGGGTCTTGGCTAATGACAGCCATAACCGCAGGGCAGTGGACGATTGATACAACTCAACTGACTGCTAGCGAGAATTTGCCACAAGATCTGTTAGTTGCTCTCTTTCAAAATGGTCAATGGCTAATGCTACTAGCCTCATTGTCCATGGCAGCGGGTACGATCGTTTCCCGGATGGTGTCTCGTTACGCTGACCCGGTGACTGCAACAGGGTGGCATATGGTTCTGGGGGGCATTCCACTGTTTCTAGGATCTGGTCTTTGGGAGGTCAACCAGTGGAGTGGTCTGGGGCTAGCGGAATGGGGAGCAATGGCCTACTCAACTATCTTTGGGAGTGCGATCGCCTATGGACTCTTTTTCTACTATGCCTCCAGCGGCAGTCTGACTAGCCTTAGCTCACTGACTTTTCTGACTCCAGTGTTTGCCTTGCTATTTGGCAATCTTCTGCTAGGCGAACATCTAACGGTTATTCAGTGGATTGGTGTGGGGTTGACACTGGTAAGCATTTATCTGATTAACCAGCGAGATGCTATAGACCTATGGATGCAGCAGATAGAATCGCGGCAGAAGGCCTCAGAGCTAGCGGGTGAACTGACACCTTCCCTAGTTGAGATTAGTGATGAGTTGAACAGCCCTAAACGAACGACTGTGGATCGTAGCTGA